Proteins found in one Mixophyes fleayi isolate aMixFle1 chromosome 8, aMixFle1.hap1, whole genome shotgun sequence genomic segment:
- the BAP1 gene encoding ubiquitin carboxyl-terminal hydrolase BAP1 has product MNKGWLELESDPGLFTLLVEDFGVKGVQVEEIYDLQSKCPGPVYGFIFLFKWIEERRSRRKVSTLLDDTSVIEEEVVNNMFFAHQLIPNSCATHALLSVLLNCNGVHLGPTLSRIKDFTKGFSPESKGYAIGNAPELAKAHNSHARPEPRHLPEKQNGISAVRTMEAFHFVSYVPIKGRLFELDGLKVYPIDHGPWAEDEEWTDKARRVIMERIGLATAGEPYHDIRFNLMAVVPDRRLKYESKLHILKMNRQTVLEALQQLIRVTQPELIQAQKPSDCQTNEETKSSSAKPTTAQETPRISSTQNNTTDVSGEGSGSVQRGCIANTYSKLNTLPHNGGTATAQGPRLPAFLDNHNYAKSPMQEEEDLAAGVGRSRGIPPPSPDSDEEEEEETESSTRPPALPVFKRRSSESLPPGPGPELPANVLAEKLKETQRELCSPLSIKTAAPVAPLSQPSPTPSNESTDTASEIGSAFNSPLRSPLRSANPTRPSSPVTSHLSKVLFGEEEPLRLDCVRYNRAVRELGPLVGTGILHLSRDGHLCTLSRMDSGKVSPKISKMEEGRENLETDGSRCRIPDAPVGERFSPKELLALLKCVEAEISTSEACLREELEKRKKFKIDDQRRTHNYDEFICAFISMLAQEGMLASLVEQNISVRRRQGVSIGRLHKQRKPDRRKRSRPYKAKRQ; this is encoded by the exons ATGAATAAAGGCTGGTTAGAGCTGGAGAGCGATCCAG GGCTCTTCACGCTGCTGGTGGAGGATTTTG GTGTAAAGGGGGTGCAGGTAGAAGAGATCTATGACCTACAAAGCAAATGCCCGGG GCCAGTCTATGGCTTCATATTCCTGTTCAAATGGATCGAAGAGCGACGGTCACGCAGGAAAGTGTCCACCCTACTGGACGACACATCCGTTATCGAGGAGGAAGTGGTCAACAACATGTTCTTTGCTCACCAG CTAATCCCTAATTCCTGCGCCACTCACGCCCTCCTCAGTGTCTTGCTCAATTGTAATGGGGTTCACCTGGGGCCGACTCTGAGCCGCATCAAGGATTTCACCAAGGGGTTCAGTCCAGAG AGTAAAGGTTATGCCATCGGGAATGCTCCAGAGCTGGCAAAAGCTCACAACAGCCACGCAAG ACCAGAGCCACGTCACCTCCCTGAGAAGCAGAACGGGATCAGCGCTGTGCGCACCATGGAGGCGTTTCACTTCGTTAGTTATGTTCCTATTAAAGGACGGCTGTTTGAGCTGGATGGGCTGAAGGTCTATCCAATTGATCATG GTCCTTGGGCGGAGGACGAGGAGTGGACAGACAAGGCACGTAGAGTCATCATGGAGAGAATCGGACTGGCCACAGCAGG GGAACCATATCATGACATCCGCTTTAACCTGATGGCCGTGGTGCCAGATCGAAGGCTGAAATACGAGAGCAAACTTCATATCTTAAAGATGAACAGACAGACCGTGTTGGAGGCCTTACAGCAG TTGATCCGTGTGACCCAGCCGGAGCTCATACAGGCGCAGAAACCCTCAGATTGTCAGACCAACGAGGAAACAAAGTCCAGTTCGGCAAAGCCTACCACGGCCCAAGAGACCCCCCGCATAAGTAGTACCCAGAATAATACTACAG ATGTGAGCGGAGAAGGATCGGGATCTGTCCAGCGAGGCTGCATAGCAAATACTTACAGCAAACTCAACACCCTTCCTCATAATGGGGGCACAGCCACTGCCCAAGGACCCCGATTGCCTGCTTTTCTGGATAACCACAACTATGCCAAGTCCCCAATGCAG GAAGAAGAAGACTTGGCTGCAGGTGTTGGGCGATCTCGGGGAATCCCACCACCCTCTCCAGACTCcgatgaagaggaagaagaggaaactGAAAGTTCCACAAGACCACCAGCTCTTCCTGT GTTCAAGAGGAGAAGCTCCGAGTCCCTTCCACCTGGTCCTGGGCCCGAGCTACCGGCTAACGTCCTGGCTGAGAAGTTAAAAGAAACACAAAGAGAACTGTGTTCCCCACTATCTATAAAAACAGCCGCCCCTGTAGCCCCACTTTCCCAGCCATCACCAACCCCCAGCAACGAGAGCACAGACACCGCTTCAGAAATCGGCAGCGCTTTCAATTCCCCACTGCGCTCCCCTCTGAGATCCGCCAACCCTACGCGTCCCTCCAGCCCCGTCACATCCCACCTGTCCAAGGTCCTGTTTGGGGAGGAGGAGCCTCTACGTTTAGACTGTGTTCGGTACAACCGCGCGGTGCGGGAGCTGGGGCCGTTGGTTGGCACTGGGATTCTACACCTCAGCAGAGATGGGCACCTTTGTACACTCAGCCGAATGG ATTCTGGCAAAGTTTCCCCTAAAATCAGCAAAAtggaagaaggaagagagaactTGGAGACAGACGGATCACGTTGCAGAATTCCAGATGCTCCGGTAGGAGAGAGGTTTTCTCCAAAG GAGCTCCTGGCTCTGCTTAAATGTGTAGAAGCTGAAATCTCCACTTCGGAGGCTTGCCTGAGGGAGGAGCTGGAGAAACGCAAGAAGTTCAAG ATTGATGACCAAAGGAGGACTCATAACTATGATGAGTTTATCTGCGCATTCATCTCTATGTTGGCTCAGGAAG GAATGCTGGCAAGCCTGGTGGAGCAGAACATTTCCGTAAGGAGACGGCAAGGAGTCAGCATCGGTCGACTGCACAAACAGAGGAAGCCAGACCGCCGCAAACGTTCTCGTCCGTACAAGGCCAAGCGCCAGTAA